The genomic segment TGTCCGGCGCAGGATCTTCCCGCTGGGGTTCCGCGGGATTGCATCGGTGACGTGGAACGTGCCGGGCACCTTGAAGCGAGCGAGCCGCCGAGCGAGAAACCGCTCGAGGTCGTCGAGCTGCAGTACTTCATCCTGTTTGGCAACAACGAATGCGTGAATGGATTCGCCCCGCAAGAAATCCGGTGCGCCCACTACCGCGCTGTCGTGTACCGCCGGGTGAGCGTTGATGGTCTTTTCGACCTCTGCGGGGTAGACGTTTTCGCCGGTGACGATGATGAGATCTTTGACGCGGTCCCGTATCACCAGAAAGCCGTCGTCGTCGAGATATCCCGCGTCGCCCGTGCGAATCCAGCCGTCGACAATGGTTTGCCTGGTAGCGGCCGGGTTGTCGAAATACTCGAGCATTTGCGCCGGGCTGCGGAGATAGACTTCGCCGCAGCGTCCGGGTGGAAGTTCGGTGCCGTCGGGGCCGCGGATGGCGACTCCTACGCCGGGATAGGGTCGGCCTGCGGCGTGCAGACGGGCCCGGCCCGGCAGGTGCTCGCTCGGTGGTAGGCATACCGCGGTGTTTCCCGTTTCGGTCAAACCGTAGATCTGTGCGAAATCGCAGCCGAACGTGTCGAGCGCTTGGGAAAGCAGGTCCGGGCCGATCGGGGAGCCCCCATAGGCGATCTTGCGAATCGTGGCGAAATCCGACTTGGTCAGGCCGGGCTCGGACAACATCATGAGCAGCATCGCCGGAACGAAACAGCTTACAGTGACCCCATTTTCACGGATAGCCGTAACGGCATCGAGCGCCTTGAACCGTGGGATCACGACGCTCG from the Mycobacterium lentiflavum genome contains:
- a CDS encoding AMP-binding protein, with product MAGGYFDLIARLEQNSRIGGGRIALIFGSARVSFGELARRSVSVSRALASAGVGPGDRIGHVAADSPALYELLYGCARLGAVLVPVNWRLAADEVDYIVDHAGARVLITDRTDLTAETVINVENFAAWRDRAPAVELPEIVVDRDTPIVQMYTSGTTGRPKGVVLGQRTFTAVRELLDDAGLDWIDWRDGDVSLIALPGFHIGGMWWATQALNKGIPSVVIPRFKALDAVTAIRENGVTVSCFVPAMLLMMLSEPGLTKSDFATIRKIAYGGSPIGPDLLSQALDTFGCDFAQIYGLTETGNTAVCLPPSEHLPGRARLHAAGRPYPGVGVAIRGPDGTELPPGRCGEVYLRSPAQMLEYFDNPAATRQTIVDGWIRTGDAGYLDDDGFLVIRDRVKDLIIVTGENVYPAEVEKTINAHPAVHDSAVVGAPDFLRGESIHAFVVAKQDEVLQLDDLERFLARRLARFKVPGTFHVTDAIPRNPSGKILRRTLREQFWAGLERQIN